The region GAGCCATGCATTTAAACGATGCCCTGGGGCATCAGGAGGGAATGCATTGCTTGTATAACCATCACGAGCAGGCCTGTGCCATTGCTGCGGAAGCCTATGCCAGAATCCAGGGCCGCATAGCCGCCGTCTGCGTGACCACAGGCCCCGGAGGGACCAATGCCATTACAGGAGTGCTTGGAGGTTATCTTGATTCCATTCCCATGCTGATTTTATCCGGTCAGGTGCGCTATGACACAACAGCAAGATGGTCGGGAGTGGGAATCAGAGCCATGGGAGACCAGGAGTTTGATATCACAAAGGCTGTTGACTGTATGACAAAATACAGCGAAATGGTAGTTGATCCCATGAGGATCCGCTACACATTGGAAAAAGCCATTTACCTCGCTTTTTCCGGCCGTCCAGGTCCTGCTTGGCTGGACATTCCCTTAGATGTCCAGGGAGCTTATATAGAGACGGAAGAATTGGCCGGTTTTTCGGCAGAAGACTATGAAAAGGGCGGAGACGGATGGGCCGGTGATCATGAAGCAAAAATAAAAGAGGATAAGGCGGGCTATGGAGAAAAACGCCAGATTCTTCCGGAAAAGGTGACGGCGGAAACTGCCAGAGCCATTTTGGAAAAAATAAAATCTTCTTCCCGACCGGTAATCAATGCAGGCAATGGGATCCGGATCGGACAGGCTCATGAGGTGTTCCTGCGGATAGTGGACAAGCTGGGGATTCCCGTTGTCACCGGCTGGAACAGCCAGGACTGCATTCCCGATGAGCATCCTCTTTACACAGGACGGGGCGGCGGAATGGGAGACCGTGCAGGAAATTTTGCCATTCAAAACAGCGATTTGGTCCTTTCCCTTGGCAGCCGCTTAAGCATCCGCCAGGTGGGATACAATTATACCACATGGGCCAGGGAGGCCTATGTGATCGTCAATGATATTGACCCGGAGGAGTTAAAAAAGCCCTCCATTCATGCAGATATGCGGGTTCATGCCCATGTAAAGGATCTGCTGACGGCTTTGGAGGCGCTTCTGGATTCAGAATACAAGGCCACTGCAGATGCTCCCTTGTTTGACCGCGGAAAGGGCCTTGATTCCATGACCTGGAACGAGACCTGCCGGATGTGGAAAGAAACCTATCCGGTCGTTCTTCCAAAGCATTATAACGATGGAGAAGATGGGCAAGCCAATGTTTATGCCTTGGTCAAGGAGTTAAGCAGGCGGCTTCCTGAAAACAGGATCACTGTGGTGGGAAATGGCTCTGCCTGTGTGGTTGGAGGTCATGCTTATATCATTAAGAAGGGACAGCGGTTCCTGTCCAATTCCGCAGTCGCTTCCATGGGCTATGATCTTCCGGCGGCCATAGGAGCCTGCATGGCAGCCCAGGGAGAAGATATCATCCTGGTTACAGGTGACGGCAGCATCCAGATGAATTTACAGGAGCTGCAGACGATCATACATCACCGTATGCCTGTGAAGATTTTCCTGATCAATAACGG is a window of [Clostridium] saccharolyticum WM1 DNA encoding:
- a CDS encoding thiamine pyrophosphate-binding protein, with product MRMKVSNYISQKLVDSGITQVFTVTGGGAMHLNDALGHQEGMHCLYNHHEQACAIAAEAYARIQGRIAAVCVTTGPGGTNAITGVLGGYLDSIPMLILSGQVRYDTTARWSGVGIRAMGDQEFDITKAVDCMTKYSEMVVDPMRIRYTLEKAIYLAFSGRPGPAWLDIPLDVQGAYIETEELAGFSAEDYEKGGDGWAGDHEAKIKEDKAGYGEKRQILPEKVTAETARAILEKIKSSSRPVINAGNGIRIGQAHEVFLRIVDKLGIPVVTGWNSQDCIPDEHPLYTGRGGGMGDRAGNFAIQNSDLVLSLGSRLSIRQVGYNYTTWAREAYVIVNDIDPEELKKPSIHADMRVHAHVKDLLTALEALLDSEYKATADAPLFDRGKGLDSMTWNETCRMWKETYPVVLPKHYNDGEDGQANVYALVKELSRRLPENRITVVGNGSACVVGGHAYIIKKGQRFLSNSAVASMGYDLPAAIGACMAAQGEDIILVTGDGSIQMNLQELQTIIHHRMPVKIFLINNGGYHSIRQTQKNFFGEPLVGIGEDSRDLSFPDMEKLSAAYGYPYVCAHHNSQLENAIESALKEKGPVICEIFVSRDQNFEPKSSAKRLPDGTLISPPLEDLSPFLSDEEMDRNMIISRIRE